From Amycolatopsis sp. WQ 127309:
GCCGGGGTCGCCCTGGTGACCTGGTCGGACGCGACGTCGGGGCACGGCACGCCGCTGTGGGCCTACCTGGTGCCGTTCGCCGGGATGTGCTGCCTGGTCGCGGCGACCTTCCTCGACCGGCGCACCCGCGACCGCCCGTCGCCGGTGCGCGCGGTGGCCATCCACTGCGCCACCTCGGCCGTCGTCTTCACGGCCCTGGCGGTGGCGACGGGCACCGCGCTACCACCGGCGTCGGCCCGCTTCTGGCTGGCGATGGCGTGGCTGATCGTCTTCGCGACGTTCGGCGGCTACGGGCTCTACTGGCTGCTGCTCGACCGCGTCGGCGTCACGGCCGTCAACACGCTGATGTTCCTGGTGCCGGCGGCCACCACGATCTGGGGCACGCTCGTGTTCGGCGAGCCGTTCAGCGCGTGGACCGGGACCGGGCTCGCCCTGGCGCTGGCCGCCACCTGGCTGGTCTCCCGGCGGCCTCAGAGCCGCGAGCGGGCGGTGTCGGCGACACGCGGAGTCCCGCCGTGCCACCGCACCGGCGTGGCCGGCGTCCGGCGCCGTTTCGACGGCGGTTCGGCGTAGCGGTCCAGCAGGACGCTGAGCCGGTCGCCGTCGCACTGGCGGCGGATGAGCCGCTCGCCGCGCGCGGCCAAGGCGTCGAGGGTGAAGTCGGCGACCGCTCGCGGGGCCGGCCGGACCTCGCCGGGGAACGTGGCGACGACGTGCATCGAGCCGGATCTGCCCTCGGCCGCCGTCAGCTGCCAGCCGTGGCGGCGATCCCAGGTCAGGAGTTCGGGTTTCGCGGGGCCGTCGGCCGGGCGGCCCGCGAAGCGGATCTGGCCGTACAACGGTTCGGCGGGCTCGACCGCGGCGTCCTCGTTCAGCAATCCGAGTTCGGTGGCGACGGCGCGCAAATAGGGGACTAGTGCGGTTTCGTCCGAGAAGTCGGTGTTCATCGTTCACCTGCCTGATCTTCGACGATGTCCGTCGACTACCCGTTTTTCCGGCGGATACGCACGAAATCGTCGAACGATATTCCTGAGCTGATGCGTCCGTTCGTGCGATGTTGGTGCGGCCGCGTGTGAGAGGCGTCAGGCTGGGGGAATCAGAGGGTGTTCCGATCACTGCGGGGGTGCTGAGAACGTGATGCGTGAGAGCTTCGACTTCGACGTGAATCCGAGAGAAATCAGGCTCGTGCGATCGTGGGCGCGCGAGCGGCTGGCGGCGGCCGGCGATCTCCCGGACGAAACGATCACCGACATCGTGCTGATCATGAACGAACTGGCCACGAACGCCGTCCGGCACGCCGCCGGGCCGGCGCGGGTCCGGCTGCTGCGCTCCGACTCCGCGGTCTGGGTCGGGGTCGAGGACGCGGGCGGCGCCGCCTGGTTCGACCCGGCCGTGCCGCTGCCCACCCCGATCGGCACCGGACTGACGCTGGTCGCCGCGTGCTCCCACCGTCGCGGCCACTTCCACCGCGGCGACGGCGGCCGGACGGTGTGGGCCGAAATCCCCGTCGCGTCCTGACGTCGACCGCTCGGCGGTCCCAAAGGTAGGAACTCTGCGCTGTCAAGAGTGGCAGTGCATCTTGTCCTGCCTTGTCGCGTGACGTCCGTTTTCCGTGACACAGAGCCGGTTCACGTGCGCGAACCGGTTGGTCCGGGGTATCCCTCTAGGTAGCGAGTCCGGCTATATTCATCAGATGTCTGCCCTCTGACTCAGCCGGAGAACCCCGATGCGAATCGCCACTGTCGTCGCGCACCTGGTCACCGCCGCAGCCGTTGTCGCGGCTGTCGGCGCCACTCCCGGAAGACCCCCGGACGTCCTCTACGCCGCCCCTGCCGGGCACGGCTCCGCCTGCAGTCCCGCCGCCCCGTGCGCCCTCCCCGCCGCTCGTGACCGGGTCCGCGACCTCGTCCGGCACGCCCGCGGGGACGTCGTGGTCGAGCTGCGCGGCGGCACCTACTCGCTGACCACGCCGTTGCGTCTTGGCGTGCAGGACTCCGGCACGCCGGGCCACCGCGTCGTCTACCGCGCGGCCCCCGGGCAGACCCCGGTCTTCAGCGGCGCGCTGAAGGTCGGAGGTTTCCGGAAGACGGACGCCGCCAAGAACATTTACCGCGCCCCGGTGCCGAAGGGGACCGCGAGCCG
This genomic window contains:
- a CDS encoding DUF6292 family protein, coding for MRAVATELGLLNEDAAVEPAEPLYGQIRFAGRPADGPAKPELLTWDRRHGWQLTAAEGRSGSMHVVATFPGEVRPAPRAVADFTLDALAARGERLIRRQCDGDRLSVLLDRYAEPPSKRRRTPATPVRWHGGTPRVADTARSRL
- a CDS encoding ATP-binding protein yields the protein MRESFDFDVNPREIRLVRSWARERLAAAGDLPDETITDIVLIMNELATNAVRHAAGPARVRLLRSDSAVWVGVEDAGGAAWFDPAVPLPTPIGTGLTLVAACSHRRGHFHRGDGGRTVWAEIPVAS
- a CDS encoding DMT family transporter, whose translation is MVGLGALFVACWSSGFIGAKLGAADAPVATVLMWRFVPLALLLAPWLVRSGAGGRAGLGRQILVGVLSQSGYLLTVYCAIGLGVNTGTTALIDGVQPLVAAALAGPLLGVAVSGRQWAGLGVGAAGVALVTWSDATSGHGTPLWAYLVPFAGMCCLVAATFLDRRTRDRPSPVRAVAIHCATSAVVFTALAVATGTALPPASARFWLAMAWLIVFATFGGYGLYWLLLDRVGVTAVNTLMFLVPAATTIWGTLVFGEPFSAWTGTGLALALAATWLVSRRPQSRERAVSATRGVPPCHRTGVAGVRRRFDGGSA